From Lutra lutra chromosome 14, mLutLut1.2, whole genome shotgun sequence, a single genomic window includes:
- the KAZALD1 gene encoding kazal-type serine protease inhibitor domain-containing protein 1, protein MPQQPAAATAPPSLLLLLLLLLRTPPPTGARPSPGPDYLRRGWLRLLAEGEGCAPCRPEECAEPRGCLAGRVRDVCGCCWECANLEGQLCDLDPSAHFYGRCGEQLECQLDAGGDLSRGEVPEPLCACRSQRPLCGSDGRTYAQICRLQEAARARPDANLTLAHPGPCESEPQIVLHPYDVWNVTGQDVIFGCEVFAYPMASIEWRKDGLDVQLPGDDPHISVQFRGGPQRFEVTGWLQIQAVRPSDGGVYRCLARNPLGQVEAPASLTVLTPDQLNSTGIPHVPSVPLIPGEEAASEEGEDYY, encoded by the exons ATGCCGCAGCAGCCCGCAGCTGCCACGGCGCCGCCCtcgctgctcctgctgctgctgctgctgctgcggacGCCGCCCCCGACAGGCGCACGGCCGTCCCCAGGCCCCGATTACCTGCGGCGCGGCTGGCTGCGGCTGCTGGCTGAGGGCGAGGGCTGCGCTCCCTGTCGGCCAGAAGAGTGCGCGGAGCCTCGGGGTTGCCTGGCCGGCCGGGTGCGCGACGTGTGCGGCTGCTGCTGGGAATGCGCCAACCTCGAGGGCCAGCTCTGCGACCTGGACCCCAGCGCCCACTTCTACGGGCGCTGCGGCGAGCAGCTTGAGTGCCAGTTGGACGCGGGCGGCGACCTGAGCCGCGGAGAGGTGCCGGAGCCTCTATGTGCCTGCCGCTCTCAGCGCCCGCTCTGCGGGTCGGACGGCCGCACCTACGCGCAGATCTGCCGCCTGCAGGAGGCGGCCCGCGCTCGGCCTGACGCCAACCTCACGCTGGCGCACCCGGGGCCCTGCGAATCCG AGCCCCAGATTGTGTTGCACCCATATGACGTTTGGAACGTGACGGGGCAGGATGTGATCTTTGGCTGCGAGGTGTTTGCCTACCCCATGGCATCCATCGAGTGGAGGAAGGACGGCTTGGACGTTCAGCTACCCGGGGATGACCCCCACATCTCAGTGCAG TTCAGGGGTGGACCCCAGAGGTTTGAGGTCACAGGCTGGCTGCAGATCCAGGCTGTGCGTCCCAGCGACGGAGGTGTCTACCGCTGCCTGGCCCGCAACCCCCTGGGCCAGGTCGAGGCTCCAGCTAGCCTGACAGTGCTCACGCCAG ACCAGCTGAACTCCACAGGCATCCCCCATGTTCCATCCGTGCCTCTGATTCCTGGGGAGGAGGCTGCGAGTGAAGAGGGCGAGGATTACTACTAG